The Desulfuromonadales bacterium nucleotide sequence TCGAACTGGAAGCCGGGCTCAACACCGGCCTGTTTTTCGACCAGCGGGAGAACCGCCGGGAGCTGATGGGCAGGGTGCAGGGGAAAAAGGTCCTCAACCTCTTCGCCTACACCGGCGCCTTTTCCGTCGCCGCCGCGGCGGCCGGCGCCGAGCGGGTCGTCAGCGTCGATGCCTCGGACCCCTATCTGGAATGGGCGAAGGAGAACTTCGGCGCCAACCGCCTCAATCCGAAACGACACGGCTTCGTCGTCGGCGACTGCTTTGCCGTTCTCGCCGAGATGAACCGCCGGCAGGAGCGCTTCGATATCATCCTGATGGACCCGCCGAGTTTTTCCACCACGAGCAAAAGCCGCTTCACCACCCGTCAAGGGACCGCCGAGCTGGTGACGGCGGCCCTGCCGCTGCTGGTTCCCGGCGGCCTGCTCATCACCTCCTCCAATCACCAGAAAGTCGACCTGGCCGACTACCTCAAGGAACTGCGCCGCGGCGCCCTGCAGGCAGGATGCGAGCTGCGGATCATCCGTACGGCCGGCCAGTCCGCCGACTTCCCCTACCCGGTGACCTTCCCCGAAGGGAGGTACCTCAAATACCTGGTCGGCGTCAGAGACTGAGTGCCTGCGCGCAACGGGATTTGCCTCAAGGCGCCAAGGCTGTTAACCTATAAGCCAAGATGAGGTCAGCGAATGCCGTTGCGCGATGAGTACGAAGCAGGCCCGGGCACAGAGGATTATTCCACCGCCGAGGAGTTCCCCGGAGAGGTGACGTTCCCGGTGCAGCGCACGACCTGCCGGCTGAGCCGGGCGGTTCTCGGTCTGTCTCCGGACAGGCTGCTGGTGGTTCTTGTCGTCCTGATTGTCATCGCCGAGGGCGCGTGCGTTGCGTTGCACCTGCTGCTGAAGGAGATTCCACTCGCTTTGGAAGTGGCGCTGGAAACCACCATCCTGCTCACCCTTCTGGTGCCGCCCTATTTCTTCATCTATCGTCCGTTCTGGCTCGAACGTCTGCATCGGGAGAAAGAAATCCGGCTGTTTTCCCGTCAGTTGATCCGGGCCGAAGAGAAGAGCCGCAAGAACCTGGCCCGCGACCTGCACGACGAGTTCGGCCAGGTCCTGACCGCCCTGCAGTTCGGCGTCGAAACCATTTGCAACTCCCTGACCGCCGACCAGCAGCACATGGCGGCGAACTGCGGGCGGCTCAGTGCCATGATCGCCCAGCTCGGCAACCATGTGCGCGACGT carries:
- a CDS encoding sensor histidine kinase; the encoded protein is MPLRDEYEAGPGTEDYSTAEEFPGEVTFPVQRTTCRLSRAVLGLSPDRLLVVLVVLIVIAEGACVALHLLLKEIPLALEVALETTILLTLLVPPYFFIYRPFWLERLHREKEIRLFSRQLIRAEEKSRKNLARDLHDEFGQVLTALQFGVETICNSLTADQQHMAANCGRLSAMIAQLGNHVRDVTAELRPTMLDSIGLVPALRWHAKQFETMHAGIKVVVRAEDAAERLPPEVEIAIYRVCQESLNNVVKHARARKVRIDLRRAPDMLTLSVRDDGVGFAEDRWRAPFASPSGFGILGMRERIADLGGLFEVVSRPGKGTDVRVRLPLAGGEEDR
- a CDS encoding class I SAM-dependent rRNA methyltransferase; this encodes MKKERFVVGPETVRMLELGHPWVIADRYTRKWPAGKAGEVVELADEQGKLLATALLDPADRVAARVLAPGSMRLDKAWLQGRIERAAALRSDHADLGETTAFRLVNGEGDGLPGLTVDRYNDHLMVQLYTAAWKPHLPLLVSALQQVLAPAGIYEKFRPQQTRELAAGGDTKKYSRLLAGVAAPGRLKVRENGLDFLVELEAGLNTGLFFDQRENRRELMGRVQGKKVLNLFAYTGAFSVAAAAAGAERVVSVDASDPYLEWAKENFGANRLNPKRHGFVVGDCFAVLAEMNRRQERFDIILMDPPSFSTTSKSRFTTRQGTAELVTAALPLLVPGGLLITSSNHQKVDLADYLKELRRGALQAGCELRIIRTAGQSADFPYPVTFPEGRYLKYLVGVRD